A single Thermoanaerobacterium sp. RBIITD DNA region contains:
- a CDS encoding alpha/beta-type small acid-soluble spore protein — MAVGSETKNPLVVREAKQAMSKWKYEIANELGINPPADGYWGTLTSRDCGAVGGNMVKKMIQMAESQIANKGTIK, encoded by the coding sequence ATGGCAGTAGGTTCAGAAACTAAAAATCCTCTTGTAGTGAGAGAAGCCAAGCAAGCTATGAGCAAATGGAAATATGAAATAGCAAATGAGCTTGGAATAAATCCTCCAGCTGATGGTTATTGGGGAACACTTACATCTCGTGATTGCGGTGCTGTAGGTGGAAACATGGTAAAAAAGATGATCCAGATGGCAGAAAGCCAGATTGCTAATAAAGGTACAATAAAATAA
- a CDS encoding DegV family protein has product MSKIAIVTDSVTDIPDDLVKIYNIYVVPLTINIDDVSYKDGIDLKKDEFYNLINSGKIPSTSQISPIEFMDVFNDLLKSYDKIICLILSSKLSGTYQSALIAKYNLNTDKITVIDSKNFSLGNGFIVLEAAKMAKDGKAYDEIIKKINDMIPKMRYIMIFDSLDYLYRGGRLKKSQALLGSILSIKPIIVNNDGELAIKDKVRGRKNAIKWIINYMKETKINFENKEIGLLHSDREEFMNEIEYALRNEFGVTKFIKNRAGCSAGVHAGPSAVGVFFALD; this is encoded by the coding sequence ATGAGTAAAATTGCAATTGTAACAGATAGCGTAACAGATATACCGGATGACCTAGTAAAAATATATAATATTTATGTTGTTCCATTAACAATAAATATTGATGATGTATCATACAAAGATGGAATTGATTTAAAAAAAGACGAATTTTATAACCTTATAAATTCAGGCAAGATTCCGTCAACATCACAAATTTCACCTATAGAATTTATGGATGTTTTTAATGATTTATTAAAGAGTTATGATAAGATTATTTGTCTTATATTATCTTCCAAATTAAGCGGTACATATCAATCTGCATTGATTGCAAAGTATAATTTGAATACTGATAAAATTACTGTAATAGATTCGAAAAATTTTTCTCTTGGTAATGGATTTATTGTGCTTGAGGCAGCAAAAATGGCAAAAGACGGAAAAGCATATGATGAAATTATAAAAAAGATAAATGATATGATTCCTAAGATGAGATATATCATGATTTTTGATTCTTTAGATTATCTATATAGAGGTGGACGTTTAAAAAAGTCACAAGCTTTACTGGGAAGTATACTAAGTATAAAGCCTATTATAGTAAATAATGATGGAGAATTAGCAATTAAGGACAAAGTCAGGGGGCGAAAGAATGCAATAAAATGGATAATAAATTACATGAAAGAGACTAAAATTAATTTTGAAAATAAAGAAATAGGATTATTGCATTCAGATAGAGAAGAGTTTATGAATGAAATAGAATATGCCTTAAGAAATGAATTTGGGGTAACAAAATTTATAAAAAATAGAGCAGGTTGTTCAGCTGGTGTACATGCTGGTCCATCTGCTGTCGGCGTTTTTTTTGCATTAGATTAA
- the recG gene encoding ATP-dependent DNA helicase RecG — protein MNLDKPIQYVKGVGPRRANILKKIGIETVNDALEYYPKDYDNRSNIMKIDELKIDEKQTFKACIAGNAREYKVRRLTITKIPVKDGTGAVELIWYNQPYIKNNFKLGEEYIINGKVSYKYGQICIENPIMEKSELINVNTGRIVPIYKLTDGLSQKVLRNIIFNVINENIDNIEEIFDETFLRKYNLINIKDAIRNIHFPKTEDLLKKSKYRLIFQEFFLLQLGLNLIKNKYKSFRDGIKFNPIDLTEFLRSLHFKLTNAQERVLDEILNDMYSGKIMNRLLQGDVGSGKTIIAAIAMYVAVMNKYQASIMAPTEILAKQHFATLYELYKKFNIKIELLTGSISTKRRNEILEKIKNGDIDIVVGTHSIIEDNVKFKNLGLCITDEQHRFGVHQRAMFKEKGKQTDVLVMTATPIPRTLALMLYGDLDISIIDELPPGRKKIETYVISSSLRERAYKFVINEIKKGRQAYIVCPLIEESEVINAKSAEIVYNEIYKGIFKDYKVGLIHGGMTQNDKNRIMYDFVDGQIDILVSTTVIEVGVNVPNATVMVIENAERFGLAQLHQLRGRVGRSTYQSYCILIAYSYSDITKKRLKVMTETNDGFKIAEKDLEIRGPGEFFGVKQHGLPELKIANIFEDIDILKKAQKSVEEIINNDFTLNAHSSIKNELLKQFKDKLDGIILN, from the coding sequence ATGAACCTTGATAAGCCAATACAATATGTAAAAGGTGTTGGACCTAGAAGAGCCAATATTTTAAAAAAAATAGGAATTGAAACTGTCAATGATGCACTTGAATACTATCCAAAAGATTATGATAATCGCTCAAACATCATGAAAATAGATGAACTCAAAATAGATGAAAAACAAACATTTAAGGCATGTATAGCAGGAAATGCAAGAGAATATAAAGTGAGAAGATTAACTATTACAAAAATACCTGTAAAAGATGGCACCGGGGCAGTTGAATTAATTTGGTATAACCAACCGTATATAAAAAATAATTTTAAACTAGGTGAGGAATATATCATAAATGGAAAAGTATCATATAAATATGGTCAGATATGTATAGAAAATCCTATAATGGAAAAAAGTGAGTTGATAAATGTAAATACAGGAAGGATAGTCCCGATATATAAGCTGACAGATGGTTTAAGCCAAAAAGTTCTTAGGAATATAATTTTTAATGTTATAAATGAAAATATAGATAATATAGAGGAAATTTTTGATGAAACTTTCTTGAGAAAATATAATCTTATTAATATAAAAGATGCAATAAGAAATATTCATTTTCCTAAAACTGAAGATTTATTAAAAAAATCAAAATATAGACTTATATTTCAGGAATTTTTCCTTTTACAGCTTGGATTAAACTTAATCAAAAATAAATATAAATCTTTTAGAGATGGAATAAAATTCAATCCTATAGACCTGACCGAATTCCTAAGAAGTTTACATTTTAAGCTAACTAATGCACAGGAACGTGTATTAGATGAAATATTAAATGATATGTATTCTGGGAAAATTATGAATCGGCTTTTACAGGGTGATGTAGGATCAGGAAAAACTATTATAGCAGCGATTGCAATGTATGTTGCTGTTATGAATAAATATCAGGCGTCAATAATGGCACCAACGGAGATACTCGCAAAACAGCATTTTGCTACACTTTATGAATTATATAAAAAGTTTAACATTAAAATTGAATTGTTAACAGGGAGCATCAGTACAAAAAGAAGAAATGAAATACTTGAAAAAATTAAAAATGGGGATATTGATATTGTAGTTGGCACTCATTCAATAATTGAAGACAATGTAAAATTTAAAAATCTTGGCCTTTGCATTACCGATGAACAACATAGATTTGGAGTACATCAAAGAGCTATGTTCAAGGAAAAGGGGAAACAGACAGATGTACTTGTAATGACAGCAACGCCAATTCCAAGGACACTTGCTTTAATGTTATATGGAGACCTTGACATATCGATAATTGATGAATTGCCACCAGGCAGAAAAAAAATAGAAACATATGTTATTAGTTCATCCTTAAGGGAAAGAGCATATAAATTTGTTATTAATGAAATCAAAAAAGGAAGGCAGGCGTATATAGTTTGTCCACTAATAGAAGAGTCTGAGGTGATAAATGCAAAGTCAGCTGAAATCGTATATAATGAAATATATAAAGGCATTTTTAAAGACTACAAAGTAGGTCTAATACATGGTGGAATGACGCAAAATGATAAAAATCGAATAATGTATGATTTTGTTGATGGACAGATAGACATACTTGTCTCAACGACAGTTATTGAAGTCGGTGTAAATGTTCCGAATGCCACTGTAATGGTTATTGAAAATGCGGAAAGATTTGGATTAGCTCAATTACATCAATTAAGAGGACGTGTCGGTAGGTCTACATATCAATCATATTGTATACTTATTGCATATTCGTACTCTGATATAACAAAAAAGAGATTAAAGGTAATGACTGAAACAAATGATGGATTTAAAATTGCCGAAAAGGACCTTGAAATTAGAGGACCAGGTGAATTTTTTGGTGTAAAACAGCATGGTTTACCTGAATTAAAGATAGCGAACATTTTTGAAGACATTGATATATTGAAAAAGGCGCAAAAATCAGTTGAAGAAATTATTAATAATGATTTTACACTTAATGCACATTCTAGCATAAAAAATGAATTGTTAAAACAATTTAAAGATAAACTTGATGGAATTATTTTAAATTGA
- a CDS encoding DAK2 domain-containing protein: protein MLDYLDGRTLKLIFKGGSQYLSNRKDEVNRLNVFPVPDGDTGSNMAYTLEYAVKEMEKSSDNINDILNNLSRGALLGAKGNSGVILSQIIRGFAKSLLNHKKITTKDFADALNSGSSVAYKAVMKPTEGTILTVLKDCAIEAIRLSKIKDFEEFMEGIVNAASKSVMRTPNLLPVLKQAGVVDSGGKGFLFILTGMLEVIKGKEISKPTVSTEDFAKPCDTFDIKYGYCTEMLVKANSNFSEELKNEIERYGDSLIAFGDDDLIKVHIHTNDPGLVLQKGLKFGELVKVKIDNMKIQHENTIIEPQVKTNKKSDTPIKKYGILAVSHGEGIKKIFNDLGCDVVIDGGQTMNPSTEDILNGIEKINAENIIVFPNNKNIIMTCEQAMSMSKKNIFVIATESFNQAISAIININMDEDVDETIRKINETIENVKTIEITYSIRDSVIDERNIKKGDIIGFIDGKLSEVGNNYNEVAKQLIINNITDETSLITIFYGKDVDENDAKELQNAIEFDGDIAIQYGGQPLYYYIISIE, encoded by the coding sequence ATATTGGATTATTTAGATGGAAGAACCTTGAAGCTTATTTTTAAAGGAGGTTCTCAATATTTATCGAATAGAAAAGATGAGGTAAATCGGTTAAATGTATTTCCAGTACCAGATGGTGATACTGGCTCAAATATGGCATATACTTTAGAGTATGCTGTTAAAGAAATGGAAAAGTCATCCGATAATATAAATGACATATTGAATAATTTGTCACGTGGTGCATTGCTTGGTGCAAAGGGAAATTCAGGCGTAATATTATCACAAATAATAAGAGGTTTTGCTAAAAGTCTTTTAAATCATAAAAAGATTACTACAAAGGATTTTGCTGACGCTTTAAATTCCGGTTCCAGCGTAGCTTACAAAGCAGTTATGAAACCTACTGAAGGAACGATACTTACTGTATTAAAGGATTGTGCAATTGAAGCTATTAGGCTTAGTAAAATTAAAGACTTTGAAGAATTCATGGAAGGTATTGTTAATGCAGCTTCTAAATCGGTAATGAGGACACCGAATCTTCTTCCTGTACTTAAACAAGCAGGCGTTGTTGACTCTGGTGGTAAAGGATTTTTATTTATATTAACTGGAATGTTAGAAGTAATAAAGGGTAAAGAAATAAGCAAACCAACTGTAAGTACAGAAGACTTTGCGAAGCCTTGTGATACATTCGATATTAAATATGGCTATTGTACAGAAATGTTAGTGAAGGCTAATTCGAACTTTTCTGAAGAACTTAAAAATGAAATCGAGAGATATGGAGATAGCTTAATTGCTTTTGGAGATGATGACTTAATAAAGGTTCATATTCACACAAATGATCCAGGATTAGTTCTTCAAAAGGGACTGAAATTTGGCGAATTAGTTAAGGTTAAAATTGATAATATGAAAATACAGCATGAAAATACTATTATAGAACCTCAAGTAAAAACGAATAAAAAATCTGATACACCAATAAAGAAATATGGAATTTTAGCCGTTTCACACGGTGAAGGCATTAAAAAAATATTTAATGATTTGGGTTGTGATGTTGTAATTGACGGTGGGCAGACAATGAATCCCAGTACCGAAGACATTTTAAATGGTATAGAAAAGATAAATGCCGAAAATATAATTGTTTTTCCGAATAACAAAAATATAATTATGACATGTGAACAAGCAATGAGTATGTCAAAGAAAAATATTTTTGTTATAGCGACAGAAAGTTTTAACCAAGCAATAAGTGCTATAATTAATATCAATATGGATGAAGATGTTGACGAAACAATAAGAAAGATAAATGAGACTATAGAAAATGTTAAGACGATTGAAATTACTTATTCAATAAGAGATTCTGTGATTGATGAAAGAAATATAAAAAAAGGTGATATTATAGGATTTATAGATGGAAAATTATCTGAAGTTGGAAATAATTATAATGAAGTTGCGAAGCAACTTATAATTAATAATATAACTGATGAAACTTCATTAATAACCATTTTTTATGGTAAAGATGTTGATGAGAATGATGCAAAAGAACTTCAAAATGCAATCGAGTTTGATGGAGATATTGCTATTCAATACGGTGGTCAACCATTATATTATTACATTATTTCCATCGAATAA
- a CDS encoding Asp23/Gls24 family envelope stress response protein: protein MSESTNGLGKIDISNDVISSIASYAASECYGIVGLGKRGPDGLIELFKNEQSGKGIKITSEEDGIIVDLYIIIEYGVNIKSVATNIIEKVKYTVETFTGLKVKNVVVNIQSIKVDN, encoded by the coding sequence ATGAGTGAATCAACAAATGGTCTAGGTAAAATAGATATTTCTAACGATGTTATATCATCTATCGCCAGTTATGCGGCGTCTGAATGCTATGGAATAGTCGGTCTTGGAAAACGAGGTCCTGATGGACTTATAGAACTTTTCAAGAATGAACAGTCAGGTAAGGGAATTAAAATAACATCTGAAGAAGATGGTATCATTGTAGATTTATATATTATCATAGAATATGGAGTTAACATAAAATCTGTTGCAACAAATATTATTGAAAAAGTAAAATACACGGTAGAAACTTTTACTGGACTAAAAGTAAAAAATGTTGTTGTAAACATACAAAGCATAAAAGTTGATAACTGA
- the rpmB gene encoding 50S ribosomal protein L28 has translation MRKCDVCGKTPMAGYQYSHSHRKSIKKWQPNLKHIKAIVNGTPMRINVCTKCLRSGRVKRAI, from the coding sequence ATGAGAAAATGTGATGTTTGTGGTAAAACACCGATGGCAGGATATCAATATAGTCACTCCCACAGAAAATCAATTAAAAAATGGCAGCCTAATTTAAAACATATTAAAGCAATTGTAAATGGTACACCTATGAGAATAAATGTTTGTACAAAATGCTTAAGGTCAGGAAGAGTTAAAAGAGCCATATAA
- a CDS encoding thiamine diphosphokinase, which yields MKTCIVSNGTVNDYNYIKKIIESCDFVICADGGTNIVFKMNIIPNIIVGDLDSVDKKILDYYKEKGVKIEKHPVMKDETDTQIATLKAIEIGSDEIVYVATIGSRFDHSIANLSLLLYLLKRHIKGTIINEKNEIHLIDSSIELLGNKGDIVSLIPYSSNVEGIYTKGLYYSLSGENMSLEFPYGISNVFVEKKISVKIDNGLLLVIKSND from the coding sequence ATGAAAACTTGTATTGTATCAAATGGAACAGTAAATGATTATAACTATATAAAAAAAATAATAGAAAGTTGTGATTTTGTAATTTGTGCAGATGGCGGTACTAACATTGTATTTAAAATGAATATTATCCCGAATATAATTGTTGGGGATTTAGATTCAGTTGATAAAAAAATACTTGATTATTATAAAGAAAAGGGTGTAAAAATAGAGAAACATCCTGTTATGAAAGATGAAACAGACACTCAAATTGCTACATTAAAGGCTATAGAAATTGGTTCAGATGAAATTGTATATGTAGCTACGATAGGAAGCAGATTTGATCATTCTATCGCAAATTTATCTTTGCTACTATATCTTCTTAAAAGACATATTAAAGGAACGATAATAAATGAGAAAAATGAAATTCATTTAATAGATAGCTCAATAGAATTACTAGGCAATAAAGGAGATATAGTTTCATTAATACCTTATTCCAGTAATGTAGAGGGGATATATACAAAGGGATTATATTATTCATTATCTGGCGAAAATATGTCATTGGAATTCCCATATGGAATAAGTAATGTTTTTGTTGAAAAAAAAATTAGCGTAAAAATTGATAATGGTTTACTATTGGTAATAAAATCTAATGATTAG
- the rpe gene encoding ribulose-phosphate 3-epimerase: MEISPSILSADFSNLLAEVKKVERAGVEYLHIDVMDGHFVPNITIGPVVIKCLKDRTNIPFDVHLMIEDPDKYIKDFVESGAKNITVHQEACVHLDRTIQYIKSMGIKASVALNPATSLGTLKYILPYVDIVLIMTVNPGFGGQKFIDVMYEKIKELSTIRKKRALKFKIEVDGGININNIKDIVLAGADIIVAGSSIFGCGDPEVNIINLREAIK, from the coding sequence ATGGAAATATCTCCTTCGATACTATCAGCAGATTTTAGCAATTTATTAGCTGAAGTAAAAAAAGTTGAAAGAGCAGGAGTAGAATATTTGCACATCGATGTTATGGATGGACATTTTGTACCCAATATTACGATAGGACCTGTTGTTATAAAATGTTTGAAAGATAGAACAAATATCCCATTTGATGTGCATCTAATGATAGAAGATCCTGATAAGTATATTAAAGATTTTGTAGAATCTGGTGCTAAAAATATAACAGTACATCAAGAAGCATGTGTGCATCTTGATAGGACGATACAGTATATTAAGTCTATGGGAATTAAGGCTAGTGTTGCATTAAATCCTGCGACATCTTTAGGAACATTAAAATATATTTTACCATATGTAGATATAGTACTTATAATGACTGTAAATCCAGGATTTGGTGGACAGAAATTTATTGATGTTATGTATGAAAAAATAAAGGAACTTTCTACAATTAGAAAAAAGAGAGCCTTAAAATTTAAAATTGAAGTTGATGGTGGAATTAATATTAACAATATTAAAGATATAGTTTTAGCCGGTGCAGATATCATTGTTGCAGGATCTTCAATTTTCGGTTGTGGGGATCCAGAAGTAAATATTATTAATTTAAGAGAGGCAATTAAATAA
- the rsgA gene encoding ribosome small subunit-dependent GTPase A: protein MILSGRIVKGIGGFYYVNTEHGIIECRARGKFRKDNIKPLVGDNVDVDTKNLKDGYILNIQKRKNELIRPPVSNVDQAVITFSIINPAINRRQLDKMLIIAEINKISALICLNKIDLVTPEIYDPICKVYESLGYIVIPISKITGEGIDKLKSNLLGKTSFFTGPSGVGKSSLINCIQNIYTQETGELSPKISRGKHTTRSVELMPIENGYILDTPGFASLNLNIDELELRHYFRDFKGHENNCRFTSCIHVNEPDCGVKNAVLNGLIDKNRYSNYLNLLNELKSNKRRK, encoded by the coding sequence TTGATACTAAGCGGCAGAATTGTTAAAGGTATTGGTGGATTTTATTATGTAAATACAGAGCACGGCATTATTGAATGCCGTGCTCGCGGTAAATTTAGGAAAGACAATATAAAACCACTTGTAGGTGATAATGTAGATGTTGATACAAAAAATTTAAAAGACGGATATATACTAAATATTCAAAAGAGAAAAAATGAATTGATAAGGCCACCTGTTTCTAATGTTGACCAGGCTGTAATTACTTTTTCCATTATAAACCCTGCTATAAACAGGAGGCAACTTGATAAAATGCTAATAATAGCAGAAATAAATAAAATATCGGCTTTAATATGTTTGAATAAGATTGATTTAGTAACGCCTGAAATCTATGATCCTATTTGTAAAGTTTATGAGAGTTTAGGATATATAGTTATTCCTATATCAAAGATTACTGGTGAAGGAATTGATAAATTAAAATCAAATTTATTAGGAAAGACATCATTTTTTACAGGGCCATCTGGTGTTGGAAAATCATCATTAATAAACTGTATTCAAAACATATATACGCAAGAAACTGGTGAATTGAGCCCAAAAATATCAAGGGGAAAGCATACTACTCGGAGTGTCGAACTAATGCCTATTGAAAATGGCTATATACTTGATACACCTGGCTTTGCATCATTAAATCTAAATATAGATGAATTAGAACTTAGACATTATTTTAGAGATTTTAAAGGTCATGAAAATAATTGTAGATTTACATCATGTATTCACGTAAATGAACCAGATTGTGGTGTTAAGAATGCAGTACTGAATGGCTTAATAGATAAAAATAGATATTCTAATTATTTGAACTTGTTGAATGAATTAAAATCAAATAAAAGGAGGAAGTAA
- the pknB gene encoding Stk1 family PASTA domain-containing Ser/Thr kinase, whose translation MIGKILGNRYEILEKIGEGGMAKVYKAKCHLLNRIVAIKILRPEFVADEEFVKRFKRESQAAASLSHPNIVSIYDVGQEGDIYYIVMEYVNGKTLKQLIKDNNGPLSIPKALDIARQVCKALDHAHKNHIVHRDIKPQNILVTDDNIVKVTDFGIARAVNGSTITYNGDVLGTAYYFSPEQAKGGMTDEKTDIYSLGIVMYEMLTGKVPFEGESPISVALKHIQEDIVPPSKLNPKIPPKLDQIILKATQKDINYRYKSASDLLDDIETYISDPDKLVVTSNNDNNRTRVMKADEVHDKLLDGNVAKKNRKSRKALKTIGIVLLVLILMASLSYGTMYFLNTLTKVNEVVVPNITGETLDKATNILENKNLKLSITDSQYSDKPENTILSQNPSAGKTVKTGSTVNVVISKGKQVTIVPNVIGSEYRDAQINIEKSGLKANIIWNFNDKYQKGYVYDQNPRQGVQVENNTVVDIYVSKGIETVQVPNLVNMTLDDATKTLEGLGLKVGTISNQPKDNLPDNTVIDQSIQPNTSIPKGKSIDLVVSKATQQQPTQQQSPQQTSDNTKTKNLRIDLPNKQGQMKVDVYVIQDGNKNLQYSNTHTYQDSPLYVPVSGKGNVIIEVDIDGKVFETMGAKF comes from the coding sequence ATGATAGGTAAAATACTTGGCAATAGATATGAGATCCTTGAAAAAATCGGAGAAGGTGGAATGGCAAAAGTATACAAAGCAAAATGCCATCTACTAAATAGGATTGTCGCAATAAAAATATTAAGACCGGAATTTGTAGCTGACGAAGAATTTGTTAAAAGGTTCAAAAGAGAGTCACAAGCTGCTGCAAGTCTTTCACATCCCAATATTGTAAGTATTTACGATGTTGGACAAGAGGGCGATATATATTATATAGTAATGGAGTATGTTAATGGAAAGACGTTAAAGCAGCTGATAAAAGACAATAATGGGCCATTATCTATACCAAAAGCACTTGACATAGCAAGGCAAGTTTGCAAGGCACTTGACCATGCACATAAAAATCATATTGTCCATAGAGATATAAAACCTCAGAATATACTTGTTACGGATGACAATATAGTGAAAGTGACAGATTTTGGTATTGCCAGAGCTGTGAATGGTTCAACTATAACATATAATGGGGATGTACTTGGAACGGCGTACTATTTTTCACCGGAACAGGCAAAAGGTGGTATGACAGATGAAAAGACAGATATTTATTCACTTGGTATAGTTATGTATGAGATGTTAACAGGTAAGGTTCCTTTTGAAGGTGAAAGTCCGATTTCAGTGGCACTTAAGCATATACAAGAAGATATTGTTCCACCTTCTAAGCTTAATCCTAAGATACCACCTAAGCTTGATCAAATTATATTAAAAGCAACTCAAAAGGATATAAATTATAGGTATAAGAGTGCATCAGATTTATTGGATGATATTGAAACGTATATAAGTGATCCTGATAAATTGGTTGTTACAAGTAACAATGACAACAATAGAACACGTGTTATGAAAGCAGACGAGGTACATGATAAACTTTTAGATGGAAATGTCGCAAAAAAGAATAGAAAGAGCAGGAAGGCGCTAAAAACCATAGGAATAGTATTGTTAGTTCTTATACTTATGGCATCATTATCATATGGTACAATGTACTTTTTAAATACTCTTACAAAAGTTAACGAAGTGGTTGTCCCTAATATTACCGGCGAAACTCTTGATAAAGCGACAAATATTTTAGAAAACAAAAATTTGAAATTAAGTATTACAGATAGCCAATATAGCGATAAACCGGAGAACACAATTTTATCCCAAAATCCTTCTGCTGGTAAAACAGTTAAAACCGGTAGCACAGTTAATGTTGTAATAAGCAAAGGAAAGCAGGTTACAATTGTACCAAATGTGATTGGCAGCGAGTATAGGGATGCCCAGATTAATATTGAAAAAAGCGGTCTTAAAGCAAATATTATTTGGAATTTTAATGATAAGTATCAAAAAGGTTATGTATATGATCAGAATCCAAGGCAAGGTGTACAAGTTGAAAATAATACTGTTGTAGATATATACGTCAGCAAGGGAATTGAGACTGTCCAGGTACCAAACCTTGTCAATATGACCCTTGACGATGCAACGAAAACACTGGAAGGTTTAGGTTTGAAAGTAGGTACAATAAGCAATCAACCTAAGGACAATCTGCCTGATAATACAGTAATAGACCAAAGTATACAACCTAATACGAGCATTCCTAAGGGTAAATCTATTGATTTAGTTGTAAGCAAGGCAACACAGCAACAGCCGACACAGCAACAGTCACCACAACAGACTTCTGATAACACCAAAACAAAAAATCTTCGTATAGATTTACCAAATAAACAAGGGCAAATGAAAGTTGATGTGTATGTAATTCAGGATGGAAATAAAAATTTGCAATATTCTAATACGCATACCTATCAAGATAGTCCTCTGTATGTTCCCGTAAGTGGAAAGGGAAATGTTATTATTGAAGTTGACATAGATGGCAAGGTATTTGAGACTATGGGGGCGAAATTTTAG
- a CDS encoding Stp1/IreP family PP2C-type Ser/Thr phosphatase, which yields MLVYALTDTGNVRENNEDSYYISNDDSLKLFIVADGMGGCNGGEVASKYAIESVVNYFLTHYKKCNKDNESIKKFIVDSITYANEMVFDKSFSNFNLTGMGTTLTLLLIENSNYFIGHIGDSRAYLIRENNLKQITEDHSYVEELVKMGKITQEEARIHPQKNIITRALGIDEEIKVDMFTGEVHKNDIYFLCTDGLTNMLMDEQILKEFAESEKIDEACNNLIKLAKLNGGYDNITIVAVKEV from the coding sequence ATGTTAGTCTATGCTTTAACAGACACCGGCAATGTCAGAGAAAATAACGAGGACTCCTATTATATTTCTAATGATGATAGCCTAAAACTTTTTATCGTTGCCGATGGAATGGGTGGCTGTAATGGTGGCGAAGTTGCAAGCAAATATGCAATTGAATCGGTAGTTAATTATTTTTTGACGCATTACAAAAAATGCAACAAAGATAATGAATCAATTAAAAAATTTATTGTAGATTCTATCACATATGCAAATGAAATGGTCTTTGACAAATCATTTTCAAACTTTAATTTAACTGGCATGGGGACTACATTGACATTGCTCCTTATTGAAAATAGCAATTATTTTATTGGGCATATAGGTGACAGTAGAGCATATTTGATAAGAGAAAATAATCTTAAACAAATAACTGAGGACCATTCATATGTAGAAGAGCTTGTAAAAATGGGAAAAATAACTCAAGAGGAAGCTAGAATACATCCACAAAAAAACATCATAACAAGAGCACTTGGAATTGATGAGGAAATAAAGGTAGATATGTTTACTGGTGAGGTACATAAAAATGATATTTATTTTTTATGTACTGATGGCTTGACAAATATGCTTATGGACGAACAAATCCTAAAAGAATTTGCCGAATCCGAAAAAATAGATGAAGCATGTAATAATTTGATAAAATTAGCAAAGCTTAATGGCGGGTATGATAATATTACAATAGTGGCAGTAAAGGAGGTGTGA